From the genome of Nicotiana tabacum cultivar K326 chromosome 17, ASM71507v2, whole genome shotgun sequence:
ataatATCTTTAGAGGCGGCTCCAGCTAAGAGATTGGGGGAAGGAAATGATGACATGGTGGCAATTTAATGTTGAAATGTAACGTAGCTACAATAATACCAATAAGTTGCCACTATTCAATTCTCTAATAATTATTGGTAGGTTGTCCAATTATTGATTTGTTAATATTAAATATCTTTGTTATTTGTTAATTGCCccatttgtaaaaatatacaataaCATACCTAATATTATCCCAcactgtggggtctggggaggatagtgtgtacgcaagcTTTACCCCTATCTTGCGAGGATAGAgatgttgtttccgatagaccctcggctcagaaaagtataagcaccacatggatgaaaatatagacaagaaaggacagtaccaaaaagccataaaaaagcagaataaaaataacaagacaGTAAGGttatcaacaatgaaagaaaataacggttagtcatataaacctactaccaacagaaagcgagactgtgtgccaatactactgttatgaacattCTAGattacctactctactaccctaatcctcgacttccataccttcctatcaagggtcatgtcctcggtcagctgaagttgcgccatgtcttgcctaatcacctctccccgcctcttctttggcctacctctacctctccgtagaccctccaatgtcaacctttCACACCTCCTCGCCGGAGCGTCTATGCCCATCCttctcacatgaccaaaccacctaagtcgtgcttcccgcatcttgtcctcaataggggccacacccaccttgtcgcgaataacatCATTTCTggtcctatctaacctggtgtgctcgcacatccatctcaacatccttatcTCTGCTACCtttatcttctggacatgagcgatcttgactgaccaacactcagccccatacaacatcgttggtctgaccaccactctgtagaacttacccttaagtttcagtggcaccttcttgtcacacaaaatacCGGAAGCAAGTCTCCAATTCCTCCACCCCATCCCAATACGATGtgcgacatcttcatcaatctccccgtcTCCCTGAATAATAGACCTAAGGTAGttaaaactccctctcctagggatgacctgcgagtcgAGCCTCACCTCtccttcccctccttgagtctcgccactgaacttacactccaagtattctgtcttggtcctgttcaacttgaaacctttagattcagGGTCTGCCTCCAAACCTCTAATTGCGCGTTCACACCGTCTCACATCtcatcaatcaatacaatatcatctgcaaatagcatgcaccacggtACCTCCCCTCGGATATGGCGGTAagaatatatgttcaataattctcCTCTCAGAAAGAATGACCAAATTCTGTGTGCGAGAATGAATGCATCTAATTTTCGGctaatcaaaattttatttaccAATTTCCATGCACATTTTTATTCTCAttttaattttaacttttaaaattaaattatttaatttgatgCAAATACTCACTCaggtgtgtgtgtatatatatatatatatatatatatatatatatatatatatataagagagaGTAGTAGTAACTTGTTagttacagcttgtttggatgattgttatgtatcgtttcataatatattgtattgtattatactGTATCGTTTTGATGTATACAGTGTTTGGATAAATTGTATTGTTTGTCGTCATTTCATGATGTCATGTATCAATAATATGAATAATAAATttgtaatattataaaaaaaataaaaaaataaagtacaaggtagaattattatataagataggggaaagaataaaataaaattatttaataattaaaaaggaCAAAATAGGAGAAAAAAATAATGTGACGATGCGATCAcatcaaattaatttttatataaaataatactTTTTTGTTGTTACGTAACAACATATTTAATAATACCATACAATCCAACAGGTAAGTCATCCAAACAAGTCAATTGTCATCTACTTTCTTTTGCCAACGGTTTACGTAGAATATTCTATGTGCAAGtcgtttttttattttgtttaatctTTATATAAGAACAATGGAGATCATAATAGAAACgcggaaaaaagaaaaaagagatcaTCATAATAGAAAGCTGAAAGCTCAACggacaaaagagaaaagaaaggaatTAGCTTCTCAATTCCCGCTCGCCTCATTTGACAGTTGACACTTTCTCCTTTTTCAAAATATCCAaatcaaaatttccattttcaAAACCTAGCTAACATTCTCAGCTCGCCGGAGATGAGTAGTCACGAACGCCGAGGCCCGGTGGCCGTCGTCGGCAGCGGCGGAGGTGGAGGTGGAGAACTGTATTGGACAGCCGGAAATTGGCTCAATAGAACCGGCAGCGGCGGCGGAGGCGGTTACAGTCACGAGAGCGAACCTGACTTGGCTGCTATGGTTAGTGATTTTTTGGAAAGTAGTAGTGTCGGTGCGGAGTCTCGGTATAGCAGTGATAATGACTCTGGTTTCTCCGATCTCGCTCTTCTCGCTGATAGGATTTCGGTGAGTATTCTTTTGTTTCCGTGTATGCATATTATGCTTATCGGATTTTAATTTGCATTCTTTGTGAGACACATACTGCATACATAGCTAGCTTGAATAGGGATTTTCTCCAGAGCAATTAAAGTGTGAAATGGAGTAATTTTTGTCTCTGTGTATAGACATGTTTATAATTATGCTTATCAAATTCTGATTTTGCATGGTTTTTAGAGGTTTTAACTATGAAATTGATCGAGTATTTTGGTCTAGGTGTATATAGGGAGAGCTTGAATAGCGCAGATAACAATTTTATCCAGAGCAGTTAAAGTTTCAGCGGAGCAATCTTTTTCTCTGTGTATAGACATGTTTATGCTGATCGGCGATCCATGAGTTGAAGTTTATGAGTTCCTAAAGCTACCCcaagttaatatacaataataattgaGTTCATCGTCAATTATTGATAGATATTTTGTGATTTCTTAAAACATGTATAGAGTATGGTCAAAAGCTAATGGGTTCAGGTAGGTTACAAGCTAAATCCGCCTCTGTGTATGTTGAGCTTTAGTTCAAGTATTTCGGTCTAGGTGTATACATAGCGACCTTGGGTAGTACAAATAAGGATCTTATTCTGAGAAATTAATGTTTGAAACGGAGTAATCCTTATATCTGTATACACATATGTTTATGCTCATCAGatcagaaataaatattaaattccttaagattgttagtcccgccaatattgctgtatttgtaaataataattctgtaaaatataagttatcgtaatgaaacagtaattaattcgagcccactgaattcacagtgtttccttaaggaatttaatcccctcctagtacccaaggtaatggattatttcctcccaggatagaacgaatcacacactggtgtagcggtacttcaaaccccagtgtttcagcgaacacaaagttcggtagcaaatcacacttacagttgctttgtttgaagttaaaaataatgcagaacgaaggagtagaaactcagaaaatcgtatggaaatgctgagaggaaggagtgcaatgtatagccaaatctgttgagcgatttcagtcttgtgtattgtgtgtgtctttcttcaacagctgctccacatatatatatcagccagtgttgaagaagaacaatcgtccaccctccatggtggagcaagcattagcttgtttgtggagcaagcacattcatggtgggaagagcattaggctgCTGCcttgtggtcaatacacggattgaaaaatatccgttacaaatgcggataatcttacgttaatatttactattaacaaataaatttggtccagccgaagccgaagccgtagccgaagccgagccgagcgagcgacgacgacgacggcgcgaggcttgctttcttcttaactctttaagagctacaagaagagcaattatatatatacccaccaaaaatcttttcatcttccaatatgggataatgtctcattgtcaagagggggaaacttaaaattttattcaaaaatttcattttccctccatttcccattcaccctcatttcaatactatttcatcttaaaaacaaaacctcaacaGATGCTAGAGTTGATATTACTCAAGTAGTTTGATCTTGGTTTATGTAGCGAGCTTGGATATCGTTATAGCACATACGGGATTTTTTCCAGAGGATTAATGTTTGAGATAGAATAGTCGGAGTTCCACACATATGACGGTGATGGTTTTCCCCCATAGGAATAAAGTTTGAATTGGAATGTAcagatttcttttattctttttagtAATTTTTTGATAAGGTCAAAAGCTGTCCATAACTGGAACCAATTTGATGAATTAGGGATTCTTTTAGCATGACATTAAAGATAGGAAAGCGGGGCCATAAGTGGTTTCTGCCTTTGCAGGTAATCAAGAAAAAAATGATTTGTCTGAATATCTAGTATTTGATTGCTGAGTAACAAGCTATGTATGGTTGGATGGACGGATCCTGCGATGGTCATATGATGGTGAAATTCTTTCTGTGTAACACAATATTGGAGATTTTGAGTACAGAATTCAAAAGCTTTTGGTGAGTGTTAGGGAGTGAAAATTTGGGGATAATGAGGAGAAAGCTAATGGATTGGGAAAAGGATTATGCGGAGAGTAGGAAGGAAAGCTAAGAGGTTGAGAGCTCGCATTTAGCAATAgggtatttaatttttttatcagaAGGTGTGACAGTGATACAAGGGTAGTCTATGTAGAAGCAAGATTGTGCGCACACTACATGGGCATATGCTTCATCTCAGTTTTGGTGGTTGTTTTAATTAGAGAAGGTTTCTCGATAAGCAATAGTTTAAAATTGCATTTTATGGTGGGTGAGCACAAGCTCCTGAAAATGCAAATTTGGATAACCCGCCGGCATTAGCAAACCTACTATCCTGCGCTAAATTCAGGGCGGGCAGTACTACCTTTCTTCCTTGGACATATGGTATCAACCTGCCATGACTTTTCTAAGTAAAAGCATCACTATTTGTAGTAGGCTCCAATCTTGATTTCTCCTTTTTACAATAACTATGAACTAGGAGATGGAAATGACTAGGAGTTTATAATTATAGCTGTTGGAATATGTTCGTATAGCAAATTTTGGAGTAAAACAAGAGCTATTTCTATGTCCCTTTCTGCTTACCATGCCTGTTGCAGACATCTTCTGCTGAAAAGACTTGTCAATGCAACGAACTTCCAAATGAAAGAGTCACTTAGAGCTCGTAGCATAAGAAAACTTAAGTACTAGCTCTCATATATTTGTCTGCTGCTTCTTGCTGAATCTTGTTACCTGCAAATTTGAACCATGATGTAGTTACACAAGCACTCAGTGGACCAGTATGAAAGTGATCTAACAATGGTGGTTCATTCGCTGATTCTTTCGTTGGGCGAGTCCTGCCATCTTAGCAAGCCTGAAACTTGCAATGCGAGCTGCATCAGATCTAATCTAGTGAAGCTCCTACAGTCTTGCGGTTATGATGCAGCTTTGTGTTCAACCAAGTGGCAGGGTTGTGGAAAGATTCCTGGAGGTATGCTTTCAAAGATTATTACTTATCTGAATTCGTTTCCTGCATGTTTGCTACCTTAAGATGTCTAACTATGAATATTTCTTTGGCTTATAAAGAAAGTCTTTCACGGTGCTACGGCGTTTTGTATTACTTCCAATATATCTATATGCTGGGTTTCAACTTAGTTCTAGTGTCAATGTGTGCAAAATATGTGGCATTGTCTACCATATATATTAGTAGATTCAACAAGATAATGTTCCCATGGAACTttatcttttgattaaaataattAACTTTTCAATTTTGAGCGAAAAATTTACCGTGGTAATAACGTCTGCTGAAATAAATATGAGAGCTGGAGTTCTGCCTGACATTGTGCTACTTTTCCTATGTTATGAAGGTGAACATGAGTATATTGAGGTGATCTCACGTGGAAATGATGGATGCTCTGAAAGGTACATCATTGACATCGACTTCAGGAGCCACTTTGAGATTGCAAGAGCTGTCAAATCCTACAATGTGGTCTTGAGTTGTCTTCCACCAGTGTATGTTGGCACAGTAAGAAAGCTTAAGCAATATCTTCAGACTATGGTAGAAGCAGCGAGATGTTCGCTCAAACAGAACTCAATGCCTCTTCCTCCGTGGCGATCCCTTGCTTATCTGGAAGCCAAGTGGGAATCATCCAGTCAAAGAGTAGCTAACTTTCAGGTCCAAAGCAGCATTGGCCCCTCTAATTCCTCTCATCAGCATTGTACTGAGCTGTTGTGGAGGATAAAATCCAGTATTGGGTCTGAAATCAACGCCAAAAGTTTCTTGGTTCCTAAAAGCTGTAGAAAGAAGCAGGGACTAAAGATTGATAAATTGAGGCATTCTTCACCAGTGACACCGTGATCTTGCATGGATCTTGCGGTGAAGAGAGAACACAATTTTGTCCAACATCAACTTTCTGACGGTTTTGTTATGTCTTCATTTCCACTTCCATTTAGGCGTTCAACAAATTACTCAAAGTTTGAAGAGAAGGTAAAAATTACCGCAGATTTAGGTTTTGTATCATAAAAATGACACGTTCTTTTTCTCGCGCTACTACGATCAAGGTTTTGCAGTTGCATCTGGTTTTATTTTAGCATCTCGCTACCATAATATAGAATTATTGAATATATTGTTCAAATTATTGTCACTGAACAGGGTATCCCAACTTTGTAGGTTCCCAGTTTAAAGATCAGATTCAATTTAATTTTTTCATTGATACTTGATTAATCACCCTCAATATTGTTTTATGTAAGGTTTtaagtttcattttttttccttattaaCAAATTTGAGCCTCGCTTTGTCAAATGTATGCACCGACTTTTGGGAAGTTGATCTTATTTAATTAGCAATTCCTTTCTTACTGACATACTGTTAGAAGCAGCTGATAGTTAAGTGATAATTGTGTCATTTGAAAACGGCAGACTTAATACTTAATAGTAATTAGGTGTTACTCCCTTATGGTTTATGATATTACACTTACTTCCCTAAATTAATgattaatacaaaaatattataatctgTCTATTTTGCCCTTAGCATGTAGGTTTGGAAGTGACCTTGCTTCCATAATGAACAAGTCCAGTTAACACAAAAGCACTGGATTTCTAACTTTCTGGATTCACACAATGTATCATTTTCTTTATCATTTTGAATTATTTCGACTTGCCCTGTTCCTGATCGTTTCACTTGAATGAAATCATTACCCTAATTTAattcaaaaccatataatattagACTTTCATCGCACAGGTCCTATACCAAGTGACATAAGAAATGTACCGCCGCTGGCTTTTGACTCTTCACAACATATTATCCCTTCTACATAATCtgaaataaatttcttttagaaAGATGAAGATACTTTGGATAATTTGACACTCATTGCATCTTTTCTGTTTGTATCAAATTCTCTGTAGTGAGCTTACTAGGAGTTAAGCATTGACCTGCAGAAATATCTGTAAAGATAGATATCTGTCTTCatttctttttccaaaatatCACTGAAATGGATGAAAGTCCCAAGTAATAAGAAACTAGCAAAATATTCCATAAAGTAATGCTAAATCAAGTAGTAAAAGAATTGAGAGTGAGAGACTCTTCAGTTTTAAGCCTCCTTCTGAACTAAAAGGGTATTAAGGTTCCACATCAATGCATAAGCTCATATCAGAAgctgaaaataaaaatttaaacaaattgTTAGTTTCATCCTAATAGGAGTGGACAAGATGCCTAACCCTATAATGCAAGTGTTACCACCAAGTTTTCATAGCTAAAGAGTAAATGGCTAACTTGAaccaaaacatcaaaaatatgaattcTCATAGTTTTACTCAAAAAGATGTTGTAAAGTTTATTGAAAGGTCAATTTTTTTCCCAAAGACCTTCAGGAATCTTATATTACTAAACTAAGTTAAATGCATAGTCCAAAATGTCTCCATATATTTCTGGGAAAATAAGAGATCCTCTCAATCTCATCTTCTTTAGTAGCAATCTCTTTACCACATTCA
Proteins encoded in this window:
- the LOC107815159 gene encoding uncharacterized protein LOC107815159, with protein sequence MSSHERRGPVAVVGSGGGGGGELYWTAGNWLNRTGSGGGGGYSHESEPDLAAMVSDFLESSSVGAESRYSSDNDSGFSDLALLADRISLHKHSVDQYESDLTMVVHSLILSLGESCHLSKPETCNASCIRSNLVKLLQSCGYDAALCSTKWQGCGKIPGGEHEYIEVISRGNDGCSERYIIDIDFRSHFEIARAVKSYNVVLSCLPPVYVGTVRKLKQYLQTMVEAARCSLKQNSMPLPPWRSLAYLEAKWESSSQRVANFQVQSSIGPSNSSHQHCTELLWRIKSSIGSEINAKSFLVPKSCRKKQGLKIDKLRHSSPVTP